The Elaeis guineensis isolate ETL-2024a chromosome 3, EG11, whole genome shotgun sequence region TCTTATATGCTCTGTCCATCACTCATCCATAGCTGGTAGAATTACTTTTAGAGGAAGAGAGCATCGGTGAGAGTCTTTGCCATGTACATCTCCTCAAGCTTTGATCATATTATCTTCTGAAAAGTCTCACTAAGTATATGGATCACTGCATCATCTGTCAAGTACCAACGGATCATGTTTACTATCTATATCTAGAGCCGCTTCCAATCCTTATCCTCCATAATTGTCAGCTTTTTTTTCATACAAGATAGCATCAATCAACCTTTGGTGGATGAGCACATTTTTTATCCTCACTTGCCATAGAGAAAAATTACTCTTCCCATCAAATTAGtggatctctatcttgattgagtctatcttctctatcttctccaacCTCGATCAACACCGTCATAACTCGAACAACCTGTCGATACTACTTGTTGGAGAATCTCTCATGAGTGCGGAATACAAATCTCCATCCAAAAATGCAATATTGATGATGATATCAATACCATAagagaaaagataaagaaaaaaatataaaatacaatCAAATAATATAGATTGGCTCAAGGCCTACCTTCATACGACATGCAAACTTTATTATGAGAGAAATctataaatacaagaggagatcacaagcTCTCAACTCTTACACACcaatctctcaacaagaagcacatATCCCTTATAAAAGAACTCTTAAAACCCTCAAAGTGATACTCTAGCTGCCATAAACTCTACCACCAATTGTAGAGCTCGTCACAAGTTTTTTATAGAGCCCAAGAATATCTAAAATGGATAAGAAACCACCAAGTTAGGTGCATATGAACTGAAACAACTCCCAACCATCTGATCACCATTCTGACGCACAGATATCGTTGATTGTTGTATTAATTTTGCTGGCTTGCACACTAGATCCTCATCTCCATAGTAGTCTTAGCACACTCCAATCACCAACCGTTCGATCGTGCCGATCGGACAGTCTAGAAGCCTTCCGCCACAAATGTTGATCGTGGTCGATTTAGGGTGCTGTAATTGGTCCAACAGTCGGTTCAACACCAATTCGGGCTAGTTTAACCCAATTTAACCAGGTTCAAGGTCAGTTTAGTTAGTTGTCAGCTAGTTCTCCACTGGTTTAGTCGGTTTACTGCTGGTTCTTCATCAATTCACTTCCAAATTGATCGGTTCATCTCTGATTCGAACCCAATTGAGCTcaatcttatgatttctctatttaTCCTTGAGTCTTTGGCTTCTATTGaccaatcaagatcaaattcgAGGTGTCAAACTCAACACAAGGAAGGATGTTCATATCTATTGCTCCAAATAAAGTTTCTACCCTTTAAATCTTGATCTATTAGACCTAGTGTAGAGATGAAGTCCATGAAATAAGCCAAATTATCCTTCACACTCTATGGGTTACCTCTTCTATCTTTTACCATCTTGGTAATATTCAAGTCACCTCCCAAAAGCCAAGGGCCTGGATCGATACTGCGAATATTAACCGGTTATTCCTATGTGCTCTTTCATTTGGTCCATATATAGTAGACATAATTAAACTCTTCTTCAATGCATGATAATGCAATTCAACTATAAGGAAGAATGTTCTTTGGATAGTAGATCTTAGAGAAAAGTGTTGTGAATTCCATCTAATAAAGATCTCTTTTGCTATACTATCAGAGTTCAAGTGAGACCACTCATCAATCATATTACCCACCCATTAATCTGAGAAAGAAAGGTGAAGGGGATATCACTTTTGATTCCTATAGAAAGACAATGTCACATGATGATGAGGTGATTTGGTCCTTAATTGCCCTCTATTTAGTAGCTACACTTGACCTTCTCACATTCCATGAGACAATGATCATGCTAGTATAAGAGGAAATGCAGGGAAGGGATCAAAGATTTTGCACTTATTCCTTCTTCTATATCATTTCAAGCAAGCTGATTCCATCAATCCAACTGGGATATCAAGTCCATGATTCCATTCATGGGTCTAGTATCAATTTATGATGCAATGTCCAAGACCAAGGCCTCCAGAATTAGGTATAAGAAACAAGAAAGCAGTGCTTATGACTTTGGATATAGGGGACAAAGCATCAATTACAACAAGACAATACTAGGCAACAAATCAAACACAAGTTGAACTACATCCATCCACATTAGGAACAAACAAACGGTCGGTGTATCTCTGATATCAAAGGCAATTGCCATAGTCGCCTGATGCAAAGCAATGATAAATAGGTTACCAATCCACATGCCCTTCCACCAAAATAGATATCAAAAATATAACTCCAAAGCCAACCACATGACACTAGAGAATACAAGGACCCAggcttaaaaataaaaatctattcactaaAGCAAAACAAAGAGTTGCAAAAGATTAGCTGGCAATCTTTATGCTACATCCAACTCCACCAAAACCAAGACAACAGACCATGACCAGCCAAGCATCCATTAAAGTAGGAATAGTTCTGACTACTAGATATTAAGAAAAAGATAGGTTCCAAAAATCTAGTCAAACATCAAAATATTTGTTTTCAAAGATCCACCGCACACAATATGTGAAGACTATCTCATGCATCTTTTACTTTACCTCCACAATAGCCTTCTCCTTATCGAGCTCTAAGAGGGTGTTTACAACCTCAATAGCCACGTCTTTCGTAAAAGTGAAGTCACATGCCTTCCCCCATTCAAGCAGAAGCTGATGAGGAATAGAGCTGAATAGCCTAACAAGGTCCAAGCTGTCAACTTCAATGATATCTTTCTTCTTTCATCTTGCTAGGGCAATATCACTATTGCCTCCTTTACTACACCAACTACCTTTGTTCTGAAGGATTTGCATACTCTGAAGGAGGTACTCAAGATCTTTGAAGGTGTAATTTTAAGTTACTTGTGAGGTATCCTGCTGTCCATGCACTTTCTACTCAATGCCTGTTACTGTAGAATAATCAGTTTAAGAATTAGAAACAACCTCTAAGTTAGCATCCTTATTAGCTGCCATCTCATTattgatttttatctaaatatgatCCTATGTGGCATCAGAGTCAGTTGGTATAGCTTTTGCTTCTTTCACATGGCTTTGGGAGTGGATGTCTAATATGCTTGCAGGTTTAGCAACTCATAAATGTGTCTAAGAGCCATATCCTTATCATATATCAATGAAATATAACCAGTGTAGGAGGGGTGAATATGGGCTTTCATAGTATTAGCAACGATCGAGCTTTCAAAGGATATCAAATCAGTCTATTTGTCAGTCTTCTCGAGCCCCTCATGCCCTGGGAGTGGATTCAAAATTAAACCAGATTGATTGTTTGAATCCGATTCAATCACTTGACTGTTTGAGTCAGTTTGGGAGGCCAATTCTAGCTCTTGGTTGTTCTCTCTATAACTAGTTGGGGTATCATCATTGGAAATGATACTCCCAACAGGACACTGTCTTTGAGTTTATCTCCACATCCGTCTCCATAGCATCCTACCAGAGCTGACGGAGAGGTGGCTTCAGCAGTCTGGAATGCTCTGCTCTCCTTGGATTCTTTCTTGTCTCTGTCTTCCACCTGCAGGCCATTGGAAATATGGGGCTCTTCCATATTTTCGTTAGTTTCTTTGAGATCTTGGACTCTTGCCTCCGTATTTTTATCACGAAACCACAAGATTGGATCTTCTTAATGTATTGGGGTTCTTAAACTTTCATTGTATTGGAGTAAAAGGCCTCTTGATATCCATTCTAATTCCCTATCCTGCCTTGAGGAGATATTGGATGGAAAAGAGGAGACATTGGATGGCATCCTTGATGTTAAATAAAATCCAGTTTGTTGCATCATCCAGTGTTACGAATATGAAATTTGGGATGGCTTCCAAGCTCTTGCAATAATTAAATACTTTATAAGTGGATAAATTCTTACCAACCAAGCACTTGAGTGTCACTCTCTCCAGCAAGCCAAAGCTAGAGATCACCCTTCTAATAGTCACAGAGTCTTAGGCATGTAATGGCTAGCCATGGAGTTGTAAGAGAACTTGGAAGTGCAGATAATAAGGTGCCGTGCCATCTTGGAAGGACCATGGTCGGATGGAGAATTGGAAGAACTGGTCTCTCATGGTCTCTTGCCGGTGAGCATGAAGTAGAGATGAGCACGAGGAGAAAAATACTAGAAAGGTGTCGTACCCCATAATGATGGGATCCCATTCAAACCTAGATGATATCTCTTCAGAGCTTGGGTAACCCGTGATGAACCGGGCAATGGAACATCGCTTCTTATCAAGAATACTTGAAGAACTCCAGCCTTGGACAACTTATTATATCACTGTACATGACCTTCTTTGATGGGGACGAAGGTTGGTAGCCTTTTACGTCATTCCTGGATGAAGATGCTACCAGCCTCATCCATCTTCTTGTTCCTCTGACCTGCCTTGCAAACATGAGAAGAGTGGTCAAAGCCCTTGCAAATAAAGTAGTTCAAACTATTTTGGTAATCTCTTCTCCAATGGCCAGCATCTACACAATGAAAGCACACTCCAAATTTAAACCCCAAACTCTGTATCGGGAGGGTGCGTGGTGCCTTCTTGGGGCATTGGTTGGTAGAGAGGCAAGTTTTATTTTCAGAACTAGAGGAAGAGAGTCCAAAGTTGATGCTGAAGTAATGACTCTTTTCTTGGTGGTTGGGGTCAGTTGAATCATTAAAGAAATCCTTCTAAGATCTCTTCAATACACCTGGTTGACTAGTTGAAAGATTAGGATAGGCCGCTTATCCATCCTGAAGAGATGCAGTACATCCGGTAGGTCCATAGCTCAGAAGTCCTCGCCCTATTCCTCGTGAACCAACATGATGGAGGTAGTTTGGACCATTAGCAGGTTGATTCAAACACTAGTTGATTGTCGGTCTTCTTCCTAGAGGAACCGTGTTCACTTTCATGGCCTTCGAGAGACCAAGGTAGTTACCGCTTGTCTATTCTTGATGTCCTGACTACTGATCACCATTTTATTGCTGATCTTATGGTTGCCACAACTTTATCTCGTACTAATTCCATGGTCACCTCCATCTTAGACATCGGTTTCCAGATCTTGTCCTTTTGATCGCCATTCTTGTTGCTCTAAGTATGGAGAGGTTATTCTCTCAAAATCCTTGTCGAAGGTAATAACTCAACCCAATCTAAACCAGCCTAGACCAACTGGAAGTTATGCTCCTAAATCAGATGGGTAGTTCTTCAAGGGTTTAAAAAATAACATACACTCATTAGTGTAATAGTTGATGTTAAGATCAAACATATATTAGAAactttaatttattttctaatagtttagtatcaaaaattttaactaataGTCTAATGGTCAATTAGAAATAGGCTGAAGTAAACATGTTGGATCAGATCGATTCAAGTCCTAAACATTGAATTGGCTTATAACCTGGGCTAAAATTCCTCGACAGAGCTTGTGTCTAAATTGGATCAAGTTCCAATCTAAATTGTGCTTATTCGTTTATTGGATCAGGCTTGCATCAAAAGAGACTTGGTGCGGATATTGATTAGGCTCCCATTTAAATAGAACTTggttcaaatttggactcaatgcAGATCTAGATCACGCTCAGATTTAAacagggttagatctaaggtgaGATGGAGTATCAGTACCAGGCTAAGAATTTACTAGAAGATATGTCTTATTGACAAACTAACCTTAGAAAAAATTTAAATGGTGTTACACAAATTAGATATTTACTGAATCTACATAATCCACCAAAACCTAGTGCAAAACATATAATTACATATGAAGGTAAATAAATAGATCTATCTAGAACCACAAAGGCAGTTTaatatttttaacatgcatacaaatatttaatatttttttattggtaATCTCGAAATTGTGGTTCTGACACCAGTCGGACATTAGGACGCTCTTAACATCATTATAATGTATTGGCACGTATATATTTAACTAAGTATCTAACAAAACATATAATATTAACTCCTGAACAAATGCAGGCACCTCCCCGTCTCTACGGCTCCTGTCCTCTCGGCTTCATCCCGCATCGTTAGACCCTTTTAAGTGGGGTACCTGACGCAGCTAGCTAGAGCATGTGGTTGCCAAGTACCAggtcaaaattttaaaacttgTTCTCTACTACCTTTTTATCAGAAAAACTTTTTCTCTAATATTTAATATTTGTTGAAATGGAACttgctttttcttttcctttttatttatttaattattttttatttttttaaagaacgaTGAGCACAGTACGTATTGGCTCAACTATCGTAGTCATCTAAGATATTTTCCTAGTCAACTATCAGGATGTATTTTCTCCATTCTTTTCACTAACACTCTGATAGTAATTATACATTTGCAgtgaaataaaataaataaccagcaaataattttaaaaatattttgttaaaattaattaacatatgaaATTGTGCATAGCTATGAAATTGGACGTCATTAGAGCATGTTTGGAAaatctctaattggattggactAGATTTCTACTGAATTATAGATTATacaatttatttaaataaaatccaCATCGATTGAATCTTTTTTTCagtcaaaattttatgaaaataaaaaaaattatggattttttttttttttttttcattctgcaGTCCAAATGGATCTATAGATGAGATTTAGACCACGGATAGGATGGatcttgagaaaaaaaatgactgtatattcgTTCCAAAAAGACAATAATAGAGATGAAAAAGAAACAATCGTCCACACAAAGGTTCTGGTAACATGCTATTACTATTAAATGCTAAAtaaattgacaaaaaaaaaaatgcaagcatACACAGCCTCCACTAGCTACTAACAACCACCACCAAAATTAAAATCCCTACATAAAATCCTCCCATAAAATCTAAGAATCATACCAACGATGATAACAAATAaaggagtaaaaaaaaaaaaagacgatcaaattagaaaaataaaccaAAAGCTCACAGCTTCAACCTAAACTTGCAACTGCTAGACCTGATCTGAATCCGGTTATTAGCCGTCAAACTATCCACCACCAGATTGCACCTGACCCTGGACGTCACCTTCCACAGCTTGAGACTCCCCAGCTTCACCCTCACCGGCACGTCCCCCTTGAAGTCCAGCGGCACCATCCCCGTCGTCTGCTGCTGCTGCAGCGCCGCCATCTCCGTGCTCCCCAGCTGCGCCTCCCCCTTCATCACACCGTCAGCACCGTCGTGTTCCGGTGCCCCTGATAAAACTCCGGGAACACCCCCTCACACAGGCTGAAACCCGAGTACCACACGCTCAGGTGCGACCCACCCTCGTAGTATATTCCGATCCCCTTGTTCGGGTTCTCCGCCGTCACCGTCACGTCGAAGCTCGCATGCGCCGTGAGGTTGGTGTCGACGGTGAAGGCGGAGACAGCGAGGCGGTCGACGGAGTATTTCGGCAGCTTGGGATCGAAGATGAGGTAGAGGATGCCGAGGGTGGCGGCGACGAGGATGATAAGGATGATGGTGGTGAGAATGGTGCAGCATACACACTTGCAGCAGCAGCTACGCCGCCTTTTCGGGGGTCTAGAGTGAGAGATCGGGATTGTGCGGCGGTAAGGCGGGTATTGCCCTGCGACGGCGGCCGGGTCGCCCTTGTCGGATCTCGAGAGCTCGGGTGGGACGAGCGGCGCCGCCTGCGATGGGGCCTCGACGTCGACCGGGTGGATTTTCTGGTGCTCGGCCATGGCTGCGCTTTGGTTTTTCTAAATTGTAACGGGTCTTGTTTGAAGTAGTCTTCTTTGTGTTGATTTATATGGATGGGTGATTTTTCTCTTTCTTGGATGTATACGTTGAATGCAGGTGCGTGGTGGGTTCCCATGCCTTGACTTCAAATGTTTCATTGTTCTCAAGTTTGAAAACTTTATGGTTTCTATTCATTGGGTTGCTTGTCCTAAAGAAATAGGAGCGGGAGGGGGCTGGTGGAGTTTCTACCCTCTCTTTACCTAATTGTTTGTCCAGAAGGGGCGGCTAATTTAATTAACGTGTACGCGTTAGTAACGCAAGGTTCTCATATCCGTCTATGACGTGTACATTATATAACATAGAAATGCTTTTAAGGCAGCTTTGGATGCCCCCTAGATAAGTTGTTCTATGAATAAATAAGTCTCCAAAAGAGTTTTCTGATGCAATAACTCAAAGAGCAGCCACCTGCGGCTGCTAGCATGAACTGCAAGATTAATTTGTTCTTTTCCATTTGGCTTCCTCGGGCTATCGTTTTCCAACAAAAGCTCATTTGAAGGGACTAGTTACAATTATTAGAGGAAAATACAGAATAAATTAGTGACAGAGAAAGAAGGGACACTTTGGTTAGGTGGCAGATTGACTTTGTTAAACGTCATCTTTTCTACCTTACCTACCTATTATATGTAAGTGTTCAAACCACCTCCATATAGAAAAAAGTTGGCGGATGGTATCAAGCTTTTCCTTAAGAACAGCATTTGTTAGGACTGAAATCGGATCGGATAccaatatatctatatttatatttattttatctaataaatataaatacagatatagatattatttaaatataaaaattatattcatatttattttaaatacaaTTTGGATACCGAAAGTATGAATGTAATTGCGGATATAAGTTGgatgattaaattttattactacaaaatcaaaaatattactaaatagatgataaaataagttaataatatatttatatagttgtatatttttttaaaaaaattaataaatattatataaaattatatagagttacaagtagattcggatattcgaatatggatcggatagttgtctatctatatccatatctatttttctttgacagatatggatatggatattagttgaatcGATTTCAAATTTTTGTCCATATCTAGATTGATTCAGATATCAAAATTGATCCAGATGAATATTATATATCCATACTACTTTCACCCCTAGCATTAGTGGAATATACTTCTTGGTGAATTAGAAGTCTATTTGCAAATACAAGTGCGAAAAAGGGCTTAGAGCGAAGAATTTGGTTGATTTGAGTACATCTTTATTCGTTAAATGGGTTGAGAAGTACTTGCTGCATGAAAATGGTCTCTGGAAACAAAATTTTCAGGCTTTGGTATTACACTACAAtgataatgtgattatgagcagGAAGATCCATGGTAGTGTACCAATTTGGAAGGATGTCGAGCATAGCTTTGCTCATGCCATCTGGAATGTGTCCTTTAAGCGAGGATGGATGGATACAGGGGCTCTAGCTGATTGACTTATTCCCAACACTATACTGCATGTCTTAGCGAAGAACGTCTTAGTTGTTCTCGGTGGAAGTGGAGGCAGCTTtgtaaaatattttgatcaatttgTTATTGCCAAGAATAGAGACATAGGTTTCAGAGCTTGTCTCCTTCAAGCTATGAGGCCCCGAAGATGTGAGGATAAATTTTACTGGAAGTTAAACTGCTAAGCAAGCTTTCTCAAATAATTTAGTCATCGATACATTAACTATGGAGGTATTCTTTGTCCATGCTACAAAATGACATTAAAACAATCTTTTTTGAGAAGCATAAATTTTTctttggttagtcattaaaatTGATCATTATTGGGCTTATTATTTTGGGCTAGCACCATATAGAATGGCCTATGTAATACTTGTTGTGGCCAAAAGTTCATAGCTCAGTACGTGAGGCATTGTCAGCTCTAGTCTATGGACCTCATAGTTTTGCTTCTTTGGATTCTAATTCAAAAAACACCTTACACAGAGAAAGATGGTTTCTTCCCATATAAGCTAGAATTTTTTACTCacaatcaatatgggactaaaaaTGCTCATCTTCTTTTTTATTATCACTATATATCCCCCCAATCAAAGGATAGTGTATACGAGCGGAAGGCGCATCATAGTTATAGGCTCACGATCTACATAGGCCACCAATATTACAGCCAAAGTCTCATGACTCGCCATGTGGGGTATTATCTGATCGACTGATGAGCCTCATAATTTTGTCCCTCTGGATTCTAATCCAAAAGACACCTCATACAGTAAAAGATGGTCTCTTCCATATAAGCTAGAGTTTTTCTTGACTCATAATCAATATGGGATTAAAAATGCTCACCTCCTTCCTTATTGTCATCAATACTCATTACTATGAGGTATAGACCTTATTAACAGGGCTATTTTTAAATGGAGCCTGGAAAGAGCACAAGTTAGAAAGGAAAAGAGGGAAGATGTGGGTTTTGGTATTTCTTCATAGAATAAAGGGTTCTCAATGCAAGAATCTTCTTGGATTGAAATTCAAGATATAAAGGTTTGCTTTTCTTCATTTATTTTGTCTATAAGGATGTTTAATGCTTCTAGAAAGTTAGGATTCTTTCTTTGAGGGTGCATTTAATGACCCTATAAGTTAGGGAAAAGCATATTGATatatttctttgtaattttttttttgtgccactaaaaaaaatataagaattaATGATGTTTTTCTCCCTATGGTTAGTAAAAACTACTAGGAAAAGtgttaattttttttagtggTCATGACTAACCATTAGAAAAAGTCCATGTTCTTCATCCAGTTGAAATTATCCCAAtgattttcctactccattgggAAAAGTATCATTTTTACTTGGTCAGATAAAAACGCTAGAAAAAGTTTAGATTATCCTAGCAGTTTTTCAAATTCATTGGGTAAAGTTTTATTTTTTCCAACTGTCAGTTAAAACCATGGAGAAAACTCTTAATTTTATCCtagtaattttttaaatctactgAGGAAGGCCCATTATATCCCAGTGATGTATCAGTCTATTGGGAATGTCCAAGCTATTCTAGCAATTTTCAtataaatactttattattttaGTAGAATCATAACTAACCCAAAATACTTGATCAAATTATGCATCGTGCATCTTCTATGCATCCCTTCTTCTTCCCCATTTgggcgatatatatatatatatatatatatatatatatatatgtatatatatatatatatgtgtatatatatatatatatatatatatatatatatatatatatataacatatatatatatacatatatatatatatatatatatatatatatatatatatatacatatacatatatatatatatatatatatatatatatatatatatatatatatatatatatatataatatatatatatatatatatatatatatatatatacatatatatatacatatatatacatatatatatacatatatatatatatacatatatatatatatacatatatatatatacatatatatacatatatatatatacatatatatatacatatatatagatatatatatatacatatatatagatatatatatatacatatatatagatatatatatatatacatatatatacatatacatatatatatatatatatatatatatatatatatatgtatatatacatatatatacatatatatatatatatacatatatatatatacatatatatatatatatacatatatatacatatatatatatacatatatatatacata contains the following coding sequences:
- the LOC105042046 gene encoding LOW QUALITY PROTEIN: NDR1/HIN1-like protein 6 (The sequence of the model RefSeq protein was modified relative to this genomic sequence to represent the inferred CDS: inserted 1 base in 1 codon) produces the protein MAEHQKIHPVDVEAPSQAAPLVPPELSRSDKGDPAAVAGQYPPYRRTIPISHSRPPKRRRSCCCKCVCCTILTTIILIILVAATLGILYLIFDPKLPKYSVDRLAVSAFTVDTNLTAHASFDVTVTAENPNKGIGIYYEGGSHLSVWYSGFSLCEGVFPEFYQGHRNTTVLTVXMKGEAQLGSTEMAALQQQQTTGMVPLDFKGDVPVRVKLGSLKLWKVTSRVRCNLVVDSLTANNRIQIRSSSCKFRLKL